The sequence CATCAGATACAGGGGGAGGtagcatcagggactgactggagtGGGGATCAAtactgaggggagagggagaatctGATGCTGAGGGAAGAGGGGAATCAGGCAGTGCTTGGGGAAAGGAATGAGTGTGAGGCGAGATGAGAATCTGACACTGCGCAGAAAGGAAAGGAGACCCTGAAGAGATGGTTAATCTTATACTGAGGGGAGGGTGTATCCAATTTAGAGGGAGAGGTAAGAATCAAAGTCTGAGGGGGAGTCAGAATTTTACCTTTAAACTGTTTACGAATCAAATTTGAGGATCATCTAGAATCAGATATTGAGGAGAGGCTGAGTGAGACACGGAGGGGCAAGAGGAATCATAAAACTGAGGGAGGAGGGAAACTCAGACCCTGACGGGGGAGAGCTAATGAAAAACTGGGGAGAATGATAATATTAAATTGAGGGGAAGTGGGATCAGAccctgggaggggggagggatcagACCCTGTGGGAGGTGGGATCAGACCCTGGGAGGGGGGGATCAGACCCTGGGGGGGGATCagacccgtgggggggggggggaggtgggatcagatcCGGGGGGGTGGAGATCAGACCCTGGGGGGATCAGAccatggggggaggagggaggatcaGAGcctaggggtgggggagggggggatcagagcctgagagggggtgggggggtgatcagACCCTGGGGGAAGTGGGATCAGACCCTGGGGGGAAGTGGGATCAGTTACACTCGGCATTATTCACTGATAGTGTCCAACAGCTGAAGTTCCCTGAACCCAAGAGGGGTCAGTAGACCCCAGTGGAACAGAGGGATCagaacctgggggactgggggaaatcagccaggggagaggggaagggggcggGTAtgtggggagagggaaagggatacTCCAGGAAAGGGGGATTGAGATACAGAAGAGAGGAAGGAATCAGCGaccgaggggagagagggaatcggaatCTGAGGCGAGGTGGGATCAAATTCTGAGTCAAGCGGGAAATCAGATTTGAGGGAATTGTAATCAGACAGTGAGGAGAGAGCGGGTAGGAGAAATTGAGGGACAAGGGGAATCACAAAAGTGTGAGATGAGGGGAAGTCAGACACTGAGGGGAGAAATGGAACTGCTACATTGATCAAAGGGATTCTCTTATATTGAGGGGGGCAgacccttgggggggggggggagagaacagaTCACATACTGAGAAAACAGAGAGAGTCCGAGGCTGGGGGGATATGGGCTCAGACTTTGAGTGAAGGGAGGTGGGTTGGGGTGACGGCTGGAAGCATGTCTGAAGGGAGAATAGCAAATGGGAATTCGACATTGGGGAGCGAGGAAGCATGAACAGAGGAAAGAAGTAATgagacactggggagaggcagAATTAAACATTGATGCGGAATCAGACACTGAGACAAGGCTGAGACCCTGAGTGGGAATCAGAAACGGAGGGATGGGGGAGATCAGTCGCAGTGGAGAGCTGGAATCAGATACAGAGGAAAGGGGGAATCAGTCCCTGAGAGAATGAAACTCTGAGAGGGGGATTATATTGTGGGGAGAAAGGGAATCAGTCCTGAGGGGAGATGGGATCTGACTCTGTGTGAAGGAGAGAATCAGATCTGAGGGAGTGTGGAAACCAGATACTGAGGGGAAGGGGCTCATTGAGTGAGGGGCGAAGGGGAATGTGACCCTGATGGGAGAAAGGGGAATTACTGACAATCCATCAATCTAACCATCTCCCCCTTTAATGGCCCCGTGATGCGAAACCGTTCACTCTGGAGGAAACAATATCGTTTTCCCAATTCCATATTGATAATATTGAGACAAATCGATGGAATATTGAGCCGGTTGCGATCTTCTGTCGGGGATTTTCCGGTCGCATGTTTAGGAATCTCTAGCTTTTGGATTCCTTACCTCAGAAAGTTAGAAACCGCACAAACTATTGCTCTCCTGAGGTTCTTCCAAAACTCCTGCTGGCGTTTTCACTTTTGCAATGTGATGCCTCACATCGCCAGTCCCTGCTCTTAAAGCCGGCAGCATGGCAGTGACAGCTCAGACGCTCGCTCCCAGATCACAGGCGGCTGCATTTCCACTTCCAGAGTCTCACTCAGTGAACAAGAACCGTTTTCGGAGCTGAAACCGGATACGCTCGGTTTCTGACCCCCTTCAGATCGGTGCTTTACCCCGGGTCGGTCCGGCATGGCTGTGACGAGTATTTGGAGATGTTGCATTGTGTTGGTCTTGGTGACCGGGACCCTGAGTTTGGGCTGTGAGAGGCTGCGGTTACAGCAAGTTCTCAACACACACACCCTGAACACACTGGATCAAATGGTGAGTTTAACCTGCATTCCCAGCCCGATCCGAACAATTGTTGTGAAAAATCATATCAGAGAAGAAAGTTTGAAGTTGTATGTTCATTATGCAAATAATAGTCACTGGTTGGTCAGTATTGATGTGACGGTATGAATTGTTGGAGAGATCCTCTTCTGTAACCCTTGCTGTCACTCCCTGATTCTGTGCAACAGCAAAAGTTCTCTGAAACCTAGAGGGGTATATAGTCCCTGAGAGGACAGAGAGCATCAGATACAGGGGGAGGTAGCATCAGCGGCTGACTGGAGTGGGGATCAATACTGAGGAGAGAGGGAGAATCTGATGCTGAGGGAAGAGGGGAATCAGGCAGTGCTTGGGGAAAGGAATGAGTGTGAGGCGAGAGGAGAATCTGACACTGTGCAGAAAGGAAAGGAGACCCTGAAGAGATGGTTAATCTTATACTGAGGGGAGGGTGTATCCGATTTAGAGGGAGAGGTAAGAATCAAAGTCTGAGGGGGAGTCAAAATTTTGCCTTTAAACTGTTTATGAATCAATTTTGAGGATTATCTAGAATCAGATATTGAGGAGAGGCTGAGTGAGACACGGAGGGGCAAGAGGAATCATAAAACTGAGGGAGGAGGGAAATTCAGACCCTGAGGGGGGAGAGTTAACGAAAAACTGGGGAGAATGATAATATTAAATTGAGGGGAAGTGGGATCAGAccctgggaggggggagggatcagACCCGGGGGGGCGGGTAGGGATCACACCTTGTGGGAGGTGGGATCAGACCCTGGGAGGTAGGGATCAgaccctgggggaggtgggatcagacactgggggggggggatcagacccgggggggggggagggatcagaCCCGGGGGGGCGGGTAGGGATCACACCTTGTGGGAGGTGGGATCAGACCCTGGGAGGGAGGGATCAgaccctgggggaggtgggatcagacactgggggggggggggggatcagacccgggggggggagggatgatCAGACcatgaggctgggggggggagggtgggatcaGACCTTGGGGTAGGTGGGATCAGAccctgggagggggtgggggagtgatcaGATCCTGGGGGAAGTGGGATCAGACCCTGGGGGGAAGTGGGATCAGTTACACTCGGATAGTGTCCAACAGCTGAAGTTCCCTGAACCCAAGAGGGGTCAGTAGACCCCAGTGAAACAGAGGGATGAGAAGATGGGGGACTGGGGGAATCAGCTagaggagaggggggtggtggggtgggcggGTAtgtggggagagggaaagggatacTCCCAGGAAAGGGGAATTGAGATACAAAAGAGAGGAAGGAATCAGCGaccgaggggagagagggaatcggaatCTGAGGCGAGGTGGGATCAAATTCTGAGTCAAGGGGGAAATCAGATTTGAGGGAATTGTAATCAGACAGTGAGGAGAGAGCGGGTAGGAGAAATTGAGGGACAAGGGGAATCACAAAAGTGTGAGATGAGGGGAAGTCAGACACTGAGGGGAGAAATGGAACTGCTACATTGATCAAAGGGATTCTCTTATATTGAGGGGGGGGCAGACTCTTGCGGGGGGAGAACAGATCACATACTGAGGGGACAGAGAGTCCGAGGCTGGGGGGGATATGGGCTCAGACTTTGAGCGAAGGGAGGTGGGTTGGGAAGACGGCTGGAAGCATGTCTGAAGGGAGAATAGCAAATGGGAATTCGACACTGGGGAGAGAGGAAGCATGAACAGAGGAAAGAAGCAATgagacactggggagaggcagAATTAAACATCGATGCGGAATCAGACACTGAGGTAAGGCTGAGTGGGAATCAGAAACGGAGGGATGGAGGTGATCAGTCGCCGTGGAGAGCTGGAATCAGATACATAGGAAAGGGGGGATCAGTCCCTGAGAGAATGAAACTCTGAGAGGGGGATTATAttgtggggagagagggaatcagCCCTGAGGGAAGGTGGGATCAGACTCTGTGTGAAGGAGAGAATCAGACCTGAGGGAGAGTGGAAACTAgatactgaggggaggggggctCATTGAGTGAGGGGCGAAGGGGAATGTGACCCTGATGGGGAGAAAGGGGAATCACTGACAACCCATCAATCTAACCATCTCCCCCTTTAATGGCCCCGTGATGCGAAACCGTTCACTCTGGAGGAAACAATATCGTTTTCCCAATTCCATATTGATAATATTGAGACAAATCGATGGAATGTTGAGCCGGTTGCGATCTTCTGTCGGGGATTTTCCGGTCGCTGGTTCAGGAATCTCCAGCTTTTGGATTCCTTACCTCAGAAAGTTCGAAACCGCACAAACTATTGCTCTCATGGGGTTCTTCGAAAACTGCTGCTGGCGTGTTCACTTTTCCAACGTAATGCCTCACATCGCCAGTCCCTGCTCTTAAAGCCGGCAGCATGGCAGTGACAGCTCAGACGCTCGCTCCCGGATCACAGGCGGCTGCATTTCCACTTCCAGAGTCTCACTCAGTGAACAAGAACCGTTTTCGGAGCTGAAACCGGATACGCTCAGTTTCTGACCCCCTTCAGATCGGTGCTTTACCCCGGGTCGGTCCGGCATGGCTGTGACGAGTATTTGGAGATGTTGCATTGTGTTGGTCTTGGTGACCGGGACCCTGAGTTTGGGCTGTGAGAGGCTGCGGTTACAGCAAGTTCTCAACACACACACTCTGAACACACTGGATCAAATGGTGAGTTTAACCTGCATTCCCAGCCCTATCCGAACCATACACAGGGGCTGTTTGTTGTGAAAAATCATATCTGGAGAAATAATTTGAGGTGTTTGTAATTTTGCCCAATTACTAGTCAGCGGTTCTCGGTTATTTCTCTCTCCGGATCTGAGTGTAACACTGATTGTCTTCTCTTCTCAGGGCGGTCACTTTCCCCGACAGTGTATAAGAGAGAGGCTCTCGCTGAAAGCCAAGCCCCTGAACCTCGTGAAACTTTCAAAGGAATTACAGGTGAGTGAAcactgggttttacttcattttatTCAAACAATTGTTTTCTGAATGCATGATTAAGATCAACAAGCTGTTCAGAACTTTAATCAGGAAATATGAATCCAGTGTCAGCCCCCCATTGAAGTGAAAATGCCAGGGGGGCCTTTGGCACACTTCAGGTCACTCTCTAATTATCTCACTATTCTAAATAGCTCACTCTGTCTAGCTTGACCATTTTCTCTAACTAGCTCACTCTACCTATCTTGCTCTCTCCACCTAACTCACTCTGTCTAGCTAGCCCACTCTCTCTAACTAACTCAACCTGTCTAACCACCTCACTCTCTCTAACTAACTCACTCTTTCTAACTAGCTCATTCTACCTAACTATTGCAATCTCTCTAACTAGCTCACTCTCTCTAACTAACTCACTCTCTTCATCTCACTCTCTCTAACTAGTTCATCACTCTTACTATGTCACTCTCTCTAATTGTCCTTATCAATCTAACTATCTAATTCCCTTTAATGGCTGTGCTCAATGGACAGTGCTCAataatgtgctccagggtctgattaggagctccacagtcgcatgatggggatgctttaatcttccacctatggagaaggtggcagcatcgaccatgaccggttctgaggcggttgatggttgtccactgtttgcaaggaaggtttgatccttcgggTTGTACTGTGGGATCCTCTCTAAggacctcattccacatgtcacagTTCTTCTAAGCATTtctccatcggtcatcaaggctgaagggagatcgctgaagggcttcggtgacAGTCAAAATGGCCTTCTTGATTTGAGAtgagttggtggtaggttgttcaagtcagcctcgtgtagcggttgtattctttgAAGACTGTATAttcgtggtggtgcgatgtttgcaagcacgggcagccaaggtgctggtgtcgataaaagcataccgGTGATAATTCACATAGGTCCCCTCTAATGGCCTTGTGTGTATTTTGCACAGACCCATGACAGGATCCAGATTGTCCATCAAACACTGCATCACCTCACCAAGATCTACAGCATGAACCTGGGCACAGTCACATGGCCCCAGCACAAGGTGGAAAACTTTCGTCTCCTCCTGGATCGGCAGTTCACAGAGCTGGAAGAATGTGTCAAGAAACCAGGCTCCGAGTCCTGGGCAAGGATAAACGTCTTAATTCACAAATACTTTAAGAAACTGAGAACGTTTCTCAAACAGAAGGTGGGGCAATTGATATTTTACTGAAATTACTGACGGTTTTAGGCAACCAATTTAAATCTGTTCATTCTCTAATGGATTTTCCTAAATATTTCTCTTTTTTCCAGAAATTCAGTGACTGCGCCTGGGAAATTATCCGTGCTGAGACCAGGGTCCGTTTACAACAGATCCTTGTCATAACGGCAAAAATGAAAAGAAGAAACTGAAGATTTTCCAAAAACATGTTTAATACAGACTGGGAACAAAACATATTTATTTAAAAGACTTTCtatttataaaaaaatatatattttttaacagaTATTATATTGTATTGTAATGTTGCAATTGACAGCATTGTGACCGATGAAGAATAAGGAATGTCTTGATATTGTTCCATATTAGattatttattttaatttattGATATTTATTGCTGTGACATTTTTGCTGTGATGAAATGTTAGAGGTTTCTCAGTGGCGAGTCTGAGGGAAATCCTAATCTGGTAACTTCCTTTATGGACTGGCAGCTGCAACAATGAGAAGGTTCATTTCAGGTTCTCTCTGTGGGGCACCTCATTCCACTTGCTGGTTGTCCAGTGTCAGCTCTCTGTACTGTCCCGCCGACTGACATTGCCTTTGCCCCTCATCTCATCTGAACTGAGTCAAATTTATTGCTTCATGCAATAAAATGTTGCAGTTTTTTCCCACAATGTTTAAAGTCAAagatgagaagaaggaactgaagattTCTTACTGAGATGTTTAATACAGACTGAGAACGATCAGCTATTTTAAAGGACCAAAATATATTCATTTTTCAATGTTGTTGTCAGCTTGGTTCAGAGATAatactctgagtcagaagattctggGTGCATTCACTCCCAAATGAACTCTTTGATTTCCAATCACATTTATGAGGCTCCTTATTCCAGTTGCTGAACTTCCAGTTACAACTCTCTGCACTGGCAATGCTTCAGCCAATACTCAGCTCTGTCCCGAGCTTTCATGGTCCTGTCAGGCTCTCAAGGCTGGGATTGCAGAACAATAGCTGACCTGCACTGACCTTTACATTTCTGCTCTCCCAGCGGCCAACATTCCAACTCGTCCCATGTCTTCCTAATTTATTGATATTTATAGTTGTGATGTCTTCGTGTAATTAAATGTTACAGTTTTATATAATGTGTAAAGTGAGTTCGGAAAGAACCGTTAATTTATTGATATTTATTAAGAGTTAGGGAATAAGACAATGTTTTTCTAAACTGAAAACTTTTTATACTGAATGAGAACATGTTGGTGCAAATAAATTATTTAAAATATTAAACTTTTACTGGAGTAATATTTATTTCTCATTTGTATCTGTCAGTTTTCCATGCTCTGGATTCCCCTACCTGCTGCCTTGACTGCTGCCATTGGCACCCAGTGAAgatatgcctcaatttcaaaattctcacccttgttttcaaatccctccatggtctcgtccctccctatctctataatttcATCCAACACCACACCcggccccaccccccgcccccccccccgcccccccccccccccaccacgagaTGTCTGAAGTTGAGTAGCAGAAGAGTGAAACACTGGTACCATCGAGGAGATAGAAAATCGGGCCAATTGGGTTCAAAATGGATTCACAATTTTGACAGGTGAAGAAAATCAATCAGTGGAGAGAAGAGGATTGAGCGGAGAgggagtaacaacaacaacaacaacttgtatttgtatagcgttgttatgtagtgaaacgtcccaatgcgTCTCAGGAGTATTATaatataaaaatttgacaccaaaccgcataagtagaaattaacacaggtggccaaaagcttggtcaaagcagtatgttttaaggagcctcttgaagaaggaaagagaggtagcgaggcggagaggtttaggcagggagttccagagcttggggcctaggcaacagaaggcactgccaccaatggttgagcgattataatcagggatgcgcaagaaggcagaattaggagagtgcagacatctcggggggggttgtgggagattatagaaatagggaggggcaaggccatggagggatttgaaaataaggatgagaatttttaaattgaggtgttgcttaactgaaagccaatgtaggtcagcgagcacaggggtgatgggtgagcgagacttggtgcgagttagaacacgggcagttgagttttggatcatctctagtttacataggatagaatgtgggaggccagccaggaatgtgttggaatagtcaagtctagagcaaaGGATCAGACACAGAGTATAGAGGGGGGAAATCAGGCAATAAGTGGACAAGGACATCAGGATTAATTCAGTAGAATTATTCTAGCATAACGTGTTCTTTACAGATTCATGCTGTAGGGGGTGGTGTATCTGTCTGCTTGCCTTACTGACCAGAGCATTTTCAAGTTGCTCCTACTTCCTGGTTctaagcttggatttattaatcagggtgtgataaagagcAGCAGACAACtgctttgtacaaagaaggttttgattttattcaagaagcaaataacacaaatgcacTCCAATACAACTGTGAAATCTTTCAAaagggttctaaacaatggggaatactttattacaggtaataaacacaacagaaatacctcccacctcccacttactctctaactagatcaaactctagggctccagggattaatg is a genomic window of Pristiophorus japonicus isolate sPriJap1 chromosome 21, sPriJap1.hap1, whole genome shotgun sequence containing:
- the LOC139233631 gene encoding interferon alpha-21-like, whose translation is MAVASIWRCCIVLGLVTGTLSLGCERLRLQQVLNTHTLSKLDQMGGHFPRQCIRERLSLKAKPLNLVKLSKELQTHDRIQIVHQTLHHLTKIYSMNLGTVTWPQHKVENFRLLLDRQFTELEECVKKPGSESWARINVLIHKYFKKLRTFLKQKKFSDCAWEIIRAETRVRLQQILVITAKMKRRN